The nucleotide window tatttgtttaaatgtgcgtgattaacagtgtgtgtgtgtgtaattgattaaaggtgtgtgggtgtatgtgtgtgtgattgattaatggtgtgtgtgtttggttaactgtgtttgtgtgtgtgtgtgtttgtttgattaataagtgtgtgtgtgtgtttgattaaaGGTGATCTCTGAACGAACGAAGCCAAGGCTACAGCACTGCCTGTCTGAAGTCTTTATGATAATAGGAGGATGTACTAAAGATGAAAGGTTTGTTGCCGAGGTAACATGCCTTGATCCCCTTCGCCGCAGTCGCCTGGAGGTTGCAAAGCTGCCAATCACAGAGATGGAGGCGGAGTCTGACAACAAGAAGTGGGTGGAGTTTGCCTGTGTCACATTTCGTAACGAAGTTTACCTCTCAggtgagtgcacacacacacatgcgtgcacacacactctcctctgttgctatggtaacagTGTGGTGTGCGTGCAGGTGGTAAGGAGACCCAACACGACGTATGGAAGTACAACGCATCTCTGAACAAATGGCTCCAGATCGAGTTCCTGAACACGGGGCGGTGGAGACACAAGATGGCGGCGGCGGGGGGGAAGGTGTTCGTAATTGGGGGCTTTGATGGGGCTCAGAGACTCAGCAGCGTAGAGGAGTATGACCCCTTCCACAACAGCTGGACAGAGGTGAGGGCACATCTGTCTGCGCTCTGCACAGGATTCATGGCCATCAAAGAAACCCCAGCGATGATCTggttctcactgtgtgtgtgttgttagacTACTCCTCTGATGCTGAGTGTGAGCTCTTTCTCGGCGGTAAGCTACAGAAAGAGTATCTATGTGATCGGCGGCGGCCCGAATGGAAAACTGGCCACGAGCAGCCTGCAGGAGTTTGATTTAGATGGACGCTGCTGGACGCTGAGAACTCCGATGCCGGTGGAGGCAAAGTGCACCAACGCTGTGACCTTCAGGGACGCCATCTACGTCGTCGGTCAGTTTAATCTCTTCTCATCATCTCTTCTGTTATGTAGAACATCCGACCCCTGCTGGAGTTCACTCCTACTGGAGCTACCtgtgctcagaggagaacactaactgctaatTCCATCCCCACTCCCCTGGTGCATTAATGGGctctgtttctccctctctctgtaggTGGCGCTATGAGGGCTCTGTTCAGTTACAGTCCCACGGGGGATGAGTGGACGCTGGTGACAGAATTGAGCGGGGAGCGGGCGAGCTGTGGCATCGCGGCGTGTTGTAATAAACTCTTTATAACAGGGGGCAGGGATGAGAAGAATGAGGTGATCGCAACGGTTCTGTGCTGGGACCCGGAGACGCGCCGCCTCACAGAGGAGTGTGTTCTTCCCCGAGGAGTGTCCCACCACAGCAGCGTCACACTCCgcaaatcatacacacacatccgCCGCATCAGCACATCCGGGcacagctaacacacacacacacatactcctcAAACACAACATTTTTATGAGGTTCTCCAGTTTTAGCTTAGAGGATTTGAAGGTTCTCCATAAGACTCTGACCGCGACTCTGACCCGGATGTTCTCTGTGGTCAGTGACCCGTctcctgtggtcagtgttgaTGTGAATGTGCTGATTTTAAAAGGAAGGTTTTGTCTCTATATCGTGGCCTCCAAGTTCAGCTCTGAAcaacattctctgaattataaACATGCTCCAGAACCGCAAACTCTTACTCCCTGTGGGAGGTGTGGGGTGTATTGAAGGGAGGAAtttaacgtgtgtgtgtctgggaagGGGGTATTAGTGTACGTGTGTCACATTCTGTGGGTTTATAGTGATAACCTGGAAGAAAAATACAGTAGGAATACAGtttaaatttctctctctcccacacacacacagagttaaatCAGTTTGTCTTTAACCTGGACACTATTTACCTTTGCCTGTTTGAAACTGGACGAGCTTCTGGACACTtagaatttcagaaaattgttCTCAAACACAATtctccacattaaataaataaagggagaTCTTGTATAATTTTctaaaactgtgttttttttcttcagatacTTTTTATGGTTTACTCAAAATTCCTGTTGATTTAACTCCAGAGTAAAGTCTGCTCTGAGACTGTTTGGGCTCCAGGACTCAGTCTCAGATTTCACGGTGGTTTATGATTTTCTATTGTCTCCATGGGAATCTCTTTGAGTCGATGCTTAAACTCAGACTTCTCTCAAACAACGTCATTATTTTCTGAAGTTATTTTCAAAGGATTcaagtaaaatgtttttaattgtaaaaGATCCAcacagccctgtgaaggactggcgtcccctccagggtgtattcccgccttgcgcccgatgattccaggtaggctctggaccccccgcgaccctaaattggataagcggttacagataatggatggatggatggaagatcCACACATCCCTGTCTGCATTCAGAATAAACTTAATTTCttcagaaataaaactgctggAATAACGCTGCTGTTGGGATGCAAGTTCCTGTCAGACTTTACTGGTTTGGGTGGGATTTCCTGGGTGGACGCTGAAGGGAGGGGCTTTATTTGTGGCTCAGTGTAAGTCTGACTCCTTCCACACCTTCAGTAATTTGACTTAAATTACAGCGTCTAAAAATACTCAGCGTTTAATAATAGTGTGGACAGTGACCTCACTCTTTAATCACAGAATTACTGAAGAATATTAAGTTTTACTGCAGACACCCTGATTACATCACTCCCACTGTGCAGATAAAGGGAGGATGATGAAGGAATAAAGGAAGGGGAGAGATTTC belongs to Hoplias malabaricus isolate fHopMal1 chromosome 9, fHopMal1.hap1, whole genome shotgun sequence and includes:
- the klhl6 gene encoding kelch-like protein 6; its protein translation is MGDTVEKSSDVPDPTVLGNLMEGRLEDGSVDFQDLGLAQRLQDGLQSLRQNAILTDVTLRVQGRPFPCHRALLATVSSYFRAMFCSDLREKHEECVDIKGIDAEIMDILLNYTYTSNVHITKDNVQRTLEAASLFQFPRVVDVCEAFLMEELHPENCVGVLRMAEVLGLKALRQGAESYLVQNFGQVCEGAELGDLAGEELIEVLQRDELDVAKEEQVLEAVLHWVRANGEEGVAMMPRLLEHVRLPLLDPAFFLEKVEGDELIRNCPEVFPLLQETRTYHLTGSEVISERTKPRLQHCLSEVFMIIGGCTKDERFVAEVTCLDPLRRSRLEVAKLPITEMEAESDNKKWVEFACVTFRNEVYLSGGKETQHDVWKYNASLNKWLQIEFLNTGRWRHKMAAAGGKVFVIGGFDGAQRLSSVEEYDPFHNSWTETTPLMLSVSSFSAVSYRKSIYVIGGGPNGKLATSSLQEFDLDGRCWTLRTPMPVEAKCTNAVTFRDAIYVVGGAMRALFSYSPTGDEWTLVTELSGERASCGIAACCNKLFITGGRDEKNEVIATVLCWDPETRRLTEECVLPRGVSHHSSVTLRKSYTHIRRISTSGHS